The following coding sequences lie in one Apostichopus japonicus isolate 1M-3 chromosome 13, ASM3797524v1, whole genome shotgun sequence genomic window:
- the LOC139978261 gene encoding lysosomal acid glucosylceramidase-like, protein MKKLASLFPTQHPWILQHVFMCTVFCAIFTFVNSARNECKPREFPGSSSFTCVCSATYCDTVDSYEPLSSGTFAVYTSSQHGDRLAKRTYKISKKSNASDTTVRYTVNSTAQYQKMTGFGGAFTDSAGYNILNLSKPAQDNLLKSYFHPSGIEYTFGRVPVASCDFSLRIYSYDDYAKDFSMQKFKLVEEDFQYKIPIIKRAQAMSKRKINLIASPWSAPAWMKDNNKMTGGGQLIGPTTGKYYEAYALYLLKFLDSYASQNLTFWGLTMLNEPSAGLFFNYSFQSMLFSPENERDFVKFHLGPMAQNSSYKDVKIIMLDDQRLFLPFWAQKILGDPDAAKYISGIGVHWYRDTISPIEKLDETHEQFPDQFLLYTESSNGYEAWSVPVMLGDWPRGESYSEDILWDVNHWVTGWVDWNLALDEDGGPNWAKNFVDSGIIVNAKDDEFYKQPMFYHIGHFSKFIVPDSIRIDFIAKEMAFQLAPSAAFLLPDGRKAAVILNKQTVPMDITIKDSDSGYLNAQVPAKSIQTYIWN, encoded by the exons ATGAAGAAGCTGGCAAGTTTGTTCCCCACACAACATCCATGGATACTTCAGCATGTATTCATGTGTACTGTGTTCTGTGCAATATTCACGTTTGTTAACAGTG CCCGAAATGAGTGCAAGCCAAGAGAGTTTCCTGGGTCCAGCTCATTCACATGCGTCTGCTCAGCAACGTACTGCGACACGGTAGACAGTTACGAACCTTTGAGCTCTGGAACATTCGCCGTCTACACTTCCAGTCAGCATGGAGATAGATTAGCCAAGAGGACTTACAAGATTAGCAAAAAAAGCAATGCTTCAG ATACCACAGTTAGGTATACTGTTAATTCAACAGCTCAGTACCAGAAGATGACTGGCTTTGGTGGTGCTTTCACAGATTCTGCCGGTTATAACATATTGAACCTCAGCAAACCAGCTCAAGATAACTTACTCAAATCTTACTTTCACCCATCAG GTATCGAGTACACATTTGGCAGAGTGCCCGTTGCCAGCTGCGACTTTTCACTACGGATATATTCCTATGACGATTACGCTAAGGATTTTTCCATGCAGAAATTTAAACTTGTTGAAGAAGACTTTCAGTACAAG ATACCAATCATAAAGAGAGCACAGGCAATGAGTAAGAGGAAGATCAATTTAATCGCTTCTCCCTGGTCTGCACCGGCCTGGATgaaagacaacaacaaaatgacagGTGGTGGACAGTTGATCGGTCCTACCACTGGCAAATATTACGAGGCCTACGCCCTATATCTTCTCAA GTTTCTCGATTCATATGCAAGTCAAAACCTGACTTTCTGGGGTTTGACCATGCTCAACGAGCCTTCCGCTGGCTTGTTCTTCAACTACTCGTTCCAGAGCATGTTGTTCTCTCCAGAAAACGAGAGAGACTTTGTGAAGTTCCATCTCGGACCAATGGCTCAAAATAGCTCGTACAAGGATGTCAAGATTATCATGCTAGACGACCAGAGGTTATTCCTTCCATTTTGGGCTCAAAAG ATACTAGGAGATCCAGATGCTGCTAAATACATCTCTGGTATCGGTGTTCACTGGTACAGAGACACCATCAGCCCTATAGAAAAACTGGATGAAACTCACGAACAATTTCCAGATCAGTTCCTACTGTATACTGAATCCAGCAATGGCTACGAAGCTTGGAGTGTACCAGTGATGTTAGGAGACTGGCCGAGGGGAGAAAGCTACAGTGAAGACATACTATGG GATGTCAATCACTGGGTTACAGGCTGGGTCGACTGGAATTTAGCTTTGGATGAAGATGGCGGCCCAAATTGGGCTAAAAACTTTGTAGACAGTGGGATCATAGTTAATGCCAAAGATGATGAATTCTATAAGCAACCTATGTTTTACCACATTGGCCACTTCAG TAAATTTATAGTTCCAGACTCGATTCGAATTGATTTTATTGCTAAAGAGATGGCCTTCCAGTTAGCACCCTCTGCTGCCTTCCTTCTGCCTGATGGTAGAAAGGCTGCTGTCATCTTGAACAA ACAAACCGTTCCAATGGATATAACAATTAAGGATAGTGATTCTGGATACTTGAATGCCCAGGTACCAGCTAAATCAATTCAGACATACATATGGAACTAA
- the LOC139979130 gene encoding protein fem-1 homolog B-like yields MMKCSAQQRRRVFEAARKGKVLFLGALLLDKPTEIVSNLLNTPQEFDEQKCTPLIIATLNGHDSVVKLLVDQFRVDVNQTGKVKFSGYVIEKASALWVAAGAGHLTIVKALISRGADVNQTTLTRSTPLRAACYEGRIDIVQYLVDHGADIHTTNKFRNSCLMIACYKGHHKIVKYLLEKGLNPNLQAFCGGTALHFAAEFGHLEIVKELLKYATQHLPNKYNLSPLMCAADNSQAEVVEYFLDRKNGINASRKDHISALELLGASYANCKDNLNLQKTYHYLYWALILRHLHSDSVIAKDVSNQSEAYEGQRESQNIQQLNEKKDDPFKLQIEALLVRERILGYKNPDLLHPIVYQGAVCADNMQFRRCISLWKHAMHIRQEQGRVIQSDLLRFAQVFSQMLHIGEVIHFKEVYNVVRAGVKEVHNSQSKADSLDEDEMVTFELTYHKSILTMLYLMCIIIHKNIQKTDDEEIMYKKLAYQFLAMKPVLSNGSSPLHLAADQNTPVDDFHTNDVCSFPHMALVQLLLECGADPNATDIDGNSPLHVICKHGKPISDFMTLHAIIYNLIKAGCHVDRVNHSGDTAENAASTGVAEVLLKTMTPINLKCLSARIVQKFALPYKGSVPKSLEEFIDMH; encoded by the coding sequence ATGATGAAGTGCTCAGCACAACAACGGAGGAGGGTCTTTGAAGCGGCCAGGAAAGGCAAGGTTCTTTTCTTAGGAGCATTGTTGCTGGATAAGCCAACAGAGATTGTGTCTAATCTTCTCAACACTCCACAAGAGTTCGATGAGCAGAAATGTACGCCATTAATTATCGCCACCCTCAACGGGCATGACAGTGTAGTTAAGTTACTCGTCGATCAGTTCAGAGTCGATGTCAATCAGACAGGGAAGGTCAAATTTAGTGGATATGTCATTGAAAAGGCCAGTGCATTGTGGGTAGCAGCCGGCGCTGGTCATCTAACCATTGTCAAGGCTCTGATATCAAGAGGGGCTGACGTCAACCAAACGACACTGACACGTTCCACACCGCTCAGAGCCGCCTGCTACGAGGGTAGAATCGACATCGTGCAATATCTCGTGGACCATGGTGCTGACATCCACACCACTAACAAATTCCGCAACTCTTGTCTGATGATTGCCTGTTACAAGGGGCACCATAAAATAGTGAAATACCTTCTAGAAAAAGGACTTAACCCAAACCTTCAAGCTTTCTGTGGTGGAACAGCTTTACATTTTGCGGCTGAGTTTGGTCATCTAGAGATAGTGAAGGAGCTGCTAAAGTACGCCACGCAGCATCTTCCCAACAAATACAACCTTTCTCCTCTCATGTGCGCCGCCGACAACAGCCAGGCCGAAGTGGTTGAGTATTTTCTCGACCGCAAGAACGGTATAAATGCTAGCAGGAAGGATCACATCAGTGCCCTAGAATTGCTCGGTGCGTCATACGCAAACTGCAAAGATAACTTGAACTTACAGAAGACTTACCATTACTTGTACTGGGCACTTATTCTGAGACATCTTCACTCTGACTCTGTGATAGCCAAAGATGTTTCAAATCAGAGTGAAGCTTACGAGGGTCAGAGAGAATCTCAGAACATACAGCAGCTTAACGAGAAAAAGGACGATCCGTTCAAGTTACAGATTGAGGCTCTCTTAGTTCGAGAGAGGATACTAGGATACAAAAACCCCGACCTGCTCCACCCCATCGTGTACCAGGGAGCGGTTTGTGCGGACAATATGCAGTTTAGGAGATGCATCTCCCTGTGGAAGCATGCCATGCATATACGACAAGAACAAGGACGGGTTATACAAAGTGACTTGCTTAGGTTTGCTCAGGTATTTTCTCAAATGCTCCATATTGGAGAAGTCATTCACTTTAAAGAAGTCTACAATGTCGTCAGAGCGGGAGTGAAGGAAGTCCACAACTCACAGTCAAAGGCGGATTCCTTAGACGAAGATGAAATGGTAACCTTTGAACTCACTTATCATAAGTCTATTCTAACTATGCTGTATCTCATGTGCATCATCATCCACAAAAATATCCAGAAAACTGACGACGAGGAAATCATGTACAAGAAACTGGCATACCAATTCCTGGCTATGAAACCAGTCTTATCCAATGGATCCAGCCCTCTCCACCTAGCAGCTGACCAAAACACCCCCGTAGACGATTTCCACACCAACGACGTTTGTTCGTTTCCCCACATGGCACTGGTGCAGTTGCTTTTGGAGTGTGGGGCTGACCCTAATGCAACAGATATAGATGGGAATTCCCCTCTACATGTCATATGTAAGCATGGCAAGCCAATCAGTGACTTCATGACATTGCATGCAATCATTTATAACTTGATCAAAGCAGGTTGCCATGTCGATAGGGTTAACCATAGCGGTGACACGGCAGAAAATGCAGCTAGCACAGGGGTAGCAGAGGTGCTTCTGAAGACGATGACACCAATCAACTTGAAATGTTTATCGGCTAGGATAGTCCAAAAATTTGCTTTACCTTACAAGGGTAGTGTACCA